TTCGACCAATTGCTGGACGACGGGCCGCCGGAGGTGAAGGGCCACTCGATCGCGGAGCTGATCACCAGCGTGCCGCTGGTGGCGCCGATCCCGGGCATGGACCCGGCGGCGTGGCAGCAACCCTGCTCCAGCTGTCACAAATGGGACAAGGCGCAGCTGTGCAAGCAGGGTAAGGTCTATGCCGGCACGCCCGAAACGGAGGACCGCAACGCCCATCCCTTCGGCACCGCGTTCAAGATCATGCTCGAACACTGGGCCAAAGGCGGGTGCCGTTGAGCGCGGCGGGGGCCGCGGACACAGGACCTCCACCATCGGCAGCGATGCCACCACACCTGTCATTCAGACGCAGCGTTCGGGCGAGGGCGATATGCGACGGTTTTTCGGTTTCGGATTGCTGCTGCTGGCCGCGTTGCTGGCCGGCCAGGGCGCGGCGAGGGCACAGGACTGGGCGCTGAACGGGGCGGAATCGCGATTCTACATGCAGACGGCCAAGAACAACGCCGTCATCGAGACCCACCAGTTCTCCATCCTCGACGGGTCGGTGAAGGCGGACGGCACCGCGACCGTGCAGGTCGACCTGACCTCGGTGGCCTCGGGCATCGACGTGCGCGACGTGCGCATGCGCTTCCTCTTGTTCGAGACCTTCAAATTCCCGAAGGCGATGATTTCGGCGAAGCTGGACATGAACAAGCTTCGCGGCGTGCTGACGGCGACGCGCCTGACCTATCCGCTGGAGGTCAGCGTCACGCTGCACGGCGTGACGGCGCCGATCGAGACGGAGGTGTTCGTGACGCGCCTCGACGACAAGACCGTTTCGGTCGCGACCGCCAAGCCGATCGTGGTGAAGGCCGAGACGTTCGGCCTCGATGCGGGCGTCGCCAAGCTCTCCGAAGCGGTGGGCGGCGTGCCGATCGTGCGCGCCGCGTCCATCACCTTCGACCTCGCCTTCCAGACCGGCGACATGATCCCGGAGATCGAGGCGCAGCGCACGCGCACGCTGGAGCAGAAGCAGGCCGAGGAGACGAGCCAGATGTCGGGCGAAGCCTGCCAGACGCGCTTCAGCGTCATCTCGACCGCCGGCTCGATCTTCTTCCGGACCGGCAGCGCCGAGCTCGATTCGGCCAGCGAGCCGCTGCTCGTCAGCGTCGCCGAGATCGCCCAGCGCTGCCCGGAGGTGCACGTCAAGGTCACCGGGCACACGGATGCGGTCGGCAGCCACCAGGCCAACCAGATCCTGTCGGAAGAGCGGGCTCGCACGGTCGCGACCTTCCTCGCCTCCCGGGGCGTCGACGTGAAGCGCATCGAGGCGAGCGGCCGTGGCGATACCCAGCCGGTCGTCGCCAACGACACCGAAGAGCACCGCGCCAAGAACCGGCGGATCGAGTTCCAGGTGGTGAGCGAGTAGGGGGAGGGCAGGCGCCGCTGGCCGGCCGACACAATGGTCGCTGGCGGCGTCGCTTGCCGGCTATCCGTGCAATTTCGAGGACGCCGGATCACACAGCGGCTGGTCGGATCACCTGCGCCACATAGTCCGCCAGCAAGTCGAGATCCTCCGCGTCTCCGCGCGCCGCCACCACCTGGTCCGGCCGGAGCAGCACCCAGCCCGGTCCGTCGACGCGGTAGCGCTTGCGCACGGCCTGGTGCGGATCGCTCCGGGCGTCGAGCGCGATCTGCACCAGCGCGCTCCCGAGGCCGTCGGTGAGGCTGCCGAGGGCTGGGGGGCAGGCGCCGTCGTAGAAGAGCAGCAGCGTGTGGTGGGTGGCGCCGAGCTGCGGCCACAGCGTGCCCTGCGCTCCGGTCCCCGGCTCGGCCAGGGGCGCGTCGAGGGCGCGCGTGCCGACATCGGTGCGCGCGGGTCGCCGCGGCGGGTTGCCGAGCGCGACGAGCGGGCCGTCATGGTAGACGATGTCGGTCTCCGAGAGCTGGAGCTGCAGCTGCCTCTGCGCCGCCGGCAGCTTGCCGATGATGGTGACGGCAAGGTCGCGCGCCAGGCGAGCGACCGTGCCGCCGGCGAAGGCCACGTGCAGGCGCTGCGCCGAGCTCCTGATCACCTCGCGGGCGATCGGCCGCCGCTCCGCCTCGTAGCTCTCCAGCAGGATCTCGGCATTGCCCCGGCCCTGCAGGACATGGCCGAGCTTCCAGCCGAGGTTGACCGCATCCTGGATGCCGGTGTTCATGCCCTGGCCGCCGGCCGGGCTGTGGATATGGGCGGCGTCGCCGGCGAGGAAGACGCGCCCGACGCGGTAGCGCGCTGCCAGCCGCTCGTTGGTGCGGAAGGTCGAGAGCCAGCTCGGGTCGCCGAGGCGCGTCCCCGGCGGGCCGTGGCGGTCCATCTGGCCCTGCAGCTCCTCGAGCGTCGGCTGGCTGGCGTCGTCGGCGTCGGGCCTCGTGGTGAAGATGCGCCAGACGTGGTCCTCGAACGGGAACAGGGCGACGGTGCTGCCATTGTGCCACCAGATGTAGATGCTGCGGCGGTCGAGCCCGCCGCCATCGATCCTGACGTCGCCGAGCACGAACATCTGCGGCTCGGTATAGCCCTCGAAATCGATCGCCAGCGCCCGGCGCACGGTGCTGCGCGCCCCGTCCGCGCCGACGAGATAGCGCACGCGCGTCTCTTCCTCGGTGCCGTCGGCGCGCTTCAGCGTGGCAGTGACGCCGGCGCCGTCCTGGGCGAGGCCGGCAAGCTCGACACCGCGCTCGACCTCGGTTCCCAGCACCGCCAGCCGGGCGGCGAGGATCGCCTCGGTGCGAGACTGCGGCAGCAGCAGCGGATAGGGATAGGGGCTGTCGATGCCCTCGCCCACGGCGAGCGTCGCCAACTGCCGGCCGCCGTCGCCGACCACGAGCCCGTGGAGGCGCACGCCGTCAGCCAGGAACTGCTCGACGACGCCCATGGCCTGCAGCGCCTCGAGGCTGCCGCTCCACACCGCCAGCGCCTTGGAGACCGTCGCCGGCGCGGCGTTGCGGTCGACGATGCGCACCGCGATGCCATGCAGGCGCAGCATGATGGCGAGGGACAGGCCGGTCGGCCCGGCGCCCGCGATGAGAAGCGGTGTGCTCGTAGCGTCCGCCATCGGTCCCCCCGGCGAATGAAGCGGCCCCGGCCGCTGCGGGCGAGGACTGTAGCGCCGTGCTCAGGGTTTGGTAACGACTGGAGACGTGCTTCGCCGATCAATTCGCGCCGGCGGCCGCGGCTGAATCCGGTCTTCTCCTCGGCTCTGCAGCCATATCCAGCGCGAAGGCTCGACTTGGGCGGAGGCGATCAGGCTTGTTTGCCGCATTGCCGCCCCGGTGGTCGGGCCGTGCGCCCCTGCGAGGCTCACAGCGTGTCGAGCAGGCCGGCCTTGACGGCACGGATCCGGTCCTCGTCGCGCCGGTAGAAGATCCACTGCTTGATCCGCTTCGAGCTGACCATGCCGGCCTGGACCAGGACGCGCATGTGCTCGCTCAGCGTCGCCTGGGTGATGCCGAGCTTCTCGGCGAGGAGCAGGGCGCAGACGCCGTCCTCCACGAGGTCGCCGTCGACCTGGGGCGGGAAATGGGCCCGGGGGTCCTTCAGCCAGTGCAGAATCGCCAGGCGCCGCTCGTTGGCCAGGGCCTTGATGATGTCGACGGCTTGCATTTCGTCATTTTGCTAAGTAACTGAATATCTGTCAATCGGCAGCGAGACGATCATGACCTTCGAGACCGCGATCACACCCGAGCGCATCGCCGAGATGGAGCGCCTGGTCCGGCCCCATGTCCGCCACACCCCGGTCCTGCCGGTCGACAGGGCCGAGTTCGGCCTGGCTCCCGGGCCGCTCGACCTCAAGCTCGAGCTCCTGCAGCATTCCGGCTCCTTCAAGGTGCGCGGCGCCTTCGCCAATCTCCTGACCCGCCCGCTGCCGGCTACCGGCGTGGCGGCCGCCTCCGGCGGCAATCACGGGGCAGCCGTCGCCTATGCCGCCATGCGGCTCGGCGTGCCGGCCACGATCTTCGTGCCGAACGTCACCTCGCCCGCGAAGGCCGAGCGCATCCGCGGCTATGGAGCCGAGCTCGTCGTCGGCGGCGAACGCTACGCCGATGCCCTGGCCGCGAGCCGGCATTTCGTCGAGGAGCGCGGCGCTCTCGCCGTCCACGCCTTCGACCAGCCGGAGACGCTGCTCGGCCAGGGCGGCCTCGGCCGCGAGATCGAGGCGGACCTGCCCGGCATCGACAGCCTGCTCGTGGCCGTCGGAGGCGGCGGCCTGATCGGCGGCATCGCCGCCTGGTTCCGCGGCCGCGTCAAGGTCGTGGCGGTCGAGCCCGAGGGCTCGCCGACATTGTGGCGGGCGTTCGAGGCCGGCCACCCCGTCGACGCCGAAGCCGAGGGCATTGCGGCCGATTCGCTCGCGCCCCGCCGGGTCGGGGAGCTGATGTTTCCGATCGCGCAGGCCTTCGTCGAGCGTCCGGTCCTGGTCTCCGACGACGACATCCGCGCCGCGCAGCGGGCCCTTTGGGACAGGCTGCGGCTGGTGGCGGAACCGGGGGGCGCCGCTGCCTTCGCGGCGCTGCTCTCGGGCAAATACGTCCCGGGCAGGACCGAGCGCGTCGCGGTGCTGCTCTGCGGCGCCAACACGGATGCGGTCCGGTTCGGCTGAAGTGGGCCCTGCCTATCCCTGCTCGGGCCGGCGGGCGGGATGGACCTCTCCCCCGATCCAGGTCCGCCTCGCCGCCAGCTCGTCGTCGAGATGGACGAGGTCGGCGCGGTGGCCGGCCACGATCCGTCCCCGGTCGCGGTCGAGGCCGAGAAACTCCGCGGGGTAGAGGCTCGCCATGCGCAGCGCCTCGCCCGGCGCGAGGCCGAGATGGCCGACCGCGTAGCGCAGGCCCGCGTCCATCACCAGGTCGGAGCCGGCCAGCGTGCCGTCGTCCAGCGTCAGCACGCCGTCCCGGCGGGTGACGCGCCGGCCGTTGAGGATGAAGACGTCGCCGCTGTCGCCGGCCGGCGGCATGGCGTCGGTGACCAGGAACAGGCGGCCCGGCCCCTGCTTGGCCCTGAGCGCGATGGCGAGCGCCGCGGGATGGACATGGTGGCCGTCGGCGATGATGCCGCACCACAGCCCGCCATGGGCCAGCGCCGCGCCGACCACTCCCGGGGTGCGGTGCTGCAGCTGCGACATGGCGTTGAAGAGATGGGTGACGCCGCGCGCTCCGGCATCGGCGGCGGCCATCGCCGTCTCGTAGGATGCGTCGGTATGGCCGAGGCTCACCGTGACGCCGCCCTCGACCAGCCGCCGGATCAGGCGCGGCGCGGCATTCTCGGCGGCAACGGTGAGCAGGATCGTGCCGATGCCGGCATCGAGGATCAGGTCGACATCGGCGTCGGTGAGCGGGCGGATCAGCGCCGGGTCGTGCGCGCCCTTGCGCGCCACCGACAGGAAGGGGCCTTCCAGATGGATGCCGGCGATGCCCGGCACGCCGGCCGCGATCGCCTGGCGCGCTGCGGCGATCGCCTGGCTCATGCCTTCGGGATGATCGGTGATGAAGGTCGGCAGCAGCGCCGTCGAGCCGAAAGGCGCATGGGCCGCGGCCAGCCGGCCGAGCGAGGCGGCGTCGGGCGTCTGGTTGAACAGCACGCCGCCGCCGCCATTGACCTGCGCGTCGATGAAGCCGGGCGCCAGGATGCCGCCGCCGAGAGCTTCGACTCGGATGTCGGCCGGCAGCTCCGCCGCCGGCGCGACGCCGGCGATCCCTGCGCCGTCGATCAGCACGGCATGACCGTCGAGGAAGCGCGAGCCGGTGAAGACCCGCGCGCCGGTGAGGGCGGTGAGAGCCATCAGATCGTCTCCGTCACCTTGCGCAGCAGCGAGGGACTGTCGGGATCATGGCCCCGCGCCCGCGCCACCGCCTCGGCCAGCCCGTAGAAGGAGGCGAGCATCAGCACGGGGTCGAGCAGGGGATGGCCGCAGGAGGCGAAGGGCAGGACCCCCGGCCCGGCCGGGCCCGCCTGCGCCGTGAACACCCGCCCGCCGGCGGCCCGGAGCCGGTCGATCGCCTCGCCCATGGCGGCATGGGCGGCGTCCGCCGGGCGGAAGGCCAGCACCGGGAAGCCCTGGTTGAGCAGCTGCAGCGGGCCGTGCATCACCTCGGCGCCGCTGAAAGCCTCGGCATGCAGCACCGCGGTCTCCTTCAGCTTCAGCGCCGCTTCCGAGGCCATCGGCATCGACGGGCCGCGGCCGACGACATAGGCCGATTGCGCCGCCTGCAGCACCGGCAGCGCCTCGCTCCAGTCCGCCGCGACGGCGGCCCGGAGCGCCTCGGGCAGCTTTCGCAGGGCGGCGCGCAGCCCGGCATCGTCGGCCCATTCGGCGACCAGCGCCGCCAGGACCGTCGCCGAGGCCAGGAAGGTCTTGGTCGCCGCGACGCTCGTCTCGACGCCCGCATGCAGCGGCAGCACCGCGTCGGCGCCGGCGGCGAGCGGGGAGTCCGCGACATTGACCACCGCCACGGCGAAGGCGCCGGCCTGGCGGGCCGCCGCCTGCAGGGCGACGATATCCGGGCTCTTGCCGGACTGGGACACCGAGATCACCAGCGCGCCGTCGAGCCGCAGCGGCGCCCGATAGATCGAGGCGACTGAGGGGCCGATCGAGGCGACGGGGATGCCGGTGAGGATCTCCAGCACATATTTGAAATAGGCGGCGGCATTGTCGGAGGAGCCGCGGGCGCAGGTCACGACCACGCGCGGCGCGAGCTGCCGCAGCCTCGGCCCGAGGGCCGCAAGGGTTGCCGTCTCACGCTCGAAGAAACGCCCCACCACATCGGGCGTCTGCCGGATCTCGGTGGCCATGGCGGTGTCGGTCATGGGTCTCGCCTCAGGGTCAGCTCGGCGACGAAGTCGTAGGCGTCGCCCCTATACCAGGATTGGGTGAACTCGGCCGGCGTGCCGTTGTCGAGATAGGACAGGCGCTCGATGGCAAGCGCCGCGGCGCCGGGCGCGACGTCGAGCAGCAGGGCGTCCTCGGCCGAGAGATTGGCGGCGCTCAGCCGCTGCAGGGCGCGCACCGGGCGCACGCCGCGGGCCGTCATCGCGGCATAGAGCGAATCGGCGACCAGGGTGGGGTCCGGCAGGTGGCGGGTGGGGATGGTGGCGAGCTCGATCGCCATCGGCACGCCGCCGGCCAGGCGCAGGCGCTTGAGGCGGCAGACGGTCTCGCTCGGCGAGAGCGACAGGCGCATCGCCTCCTGCGGGGAGGGGAGCGAGACCTCGCGCGCCAGCCAGCGCACGGTCGGCTCCAGGCCGCGCAGGCGCATGTCCTCGCTGAACGAGGTGAGGCGCGACAGGGCCTGCTCCACCCGGTGCGGCGGCGCGGCGACGAAGGTGCCCGAGCCCTGGCGCTGCTTCAGGAGCCCGCCTTCGACCAGGCCGGACAGCGCCTTGCGCACGGTGACGCGCGACACCGACAGCGCCTCGGCAATGTCGCGCTCGCCGGGCAGGGCGTCGAGCGGGCGCAGGTCGCCGCGCTGGATCGCCGCCTTGATGCGGTCCTGCAGCCGGAGATAGAGCGGTGCCGGATCGTCCGCCGACAGGCCTTCGGCGCCGAAGATGGCAATGATCCGGCTCATGCGGCCTCGCGGCGGGCGAGCGCCAGGGCGCCGTCCATGGGATCGCCCTCGGCGGCGACCAGCACCGGCGCGAAGCGCTCCGGCAGCCAGGGCCGGTAGGGCTCGGCGAGGCCGCCCACCAGCACGATGCGGCTCGCGCCGAGCGCCATCAGCCGGTCGAGCTGGGCGCCGACGCCGGCCACCGCCTCGTCGATCAGGGCCTCGGCCACGGCGTCGCCCGCAGCGCGATGCTCGAACACCAGGGGGGCGAAGCGGGCATAGTCGCGCGCCACGGCCGATTTGGCCCAGATCACCGCCTCGGACGGGTCGTCATGGAACCGCGCCATCACGGCGCGGGTCAGGGCGGAGCGCGGGGCGAGCTCGTCGATCGAGAGGATCGCCGCCCGCACCGCGGCGCGGCCGAGGATGGCGCCGGAGCCGTCGTCGCCGATCTGGAAGCCCCAGCCGCCGACCGCGGTGGCACGGCCCTGGACCAGGGCGAGGCCCTGCGAGCCGGTGCCGAGGATCAGGATGGCGCCGTCGCGGCCGCCATGGGCGCCGAGGCAGGCGGCGACCGCGTCGGAGGCGACCGCCACGGCGGCATAGCCGAAGGGCTCGGCCGCGATCGCCGCGGCCAGGCTCGGCACGTTGGCGCCGGCGAGGCCGAGGCCGGCCCGCACCCGGCCGAGCGCGCTCGCGTCGAGCCCGGCGGCATCGAGCGCCGCGGCCGTCGCCGCCCGGATCGCCGTTGCCGCGACGTCGACGCCGAGCGTCAGGTTCGACGAGCCGGCGACGCCCTCGCCGAGCACCAGGCCGGCCGCGTCCGTCAGCCGGGCGCGGCTGTTGGTGCCGCCGCCGTCGAGTCCGAGATAGAGGGCGTCCGCCATGGCTTTCTCCGCAGGGGCGACAATACCAATTTAAACCATTTTGTAAATTCGGAAGGCCGATGGCCAATTCCGGCTGGCCGCCCCGACAGGTCGTGCTCCCCCATTCCGGCCGCGCTACCCCAGGGGCCTGCGGTGCGTCCGGTGCCTTGGGTGGTCGACCGCTCCGCCGCTCTGCAACCGCAAAAGGTTAAAAAAGTGATTGACGAAAGGTCTTACATTGGTACTGTCCTCATTCCAGCGAAACCCGGCAGGCGAGGCGTATGACGGTCCAGCGTACCGAGGAGGCGAGCGAGGATTATCGCGGCATCGACGCCTGGTCGAGCGCCGACGTGCTCGCGGCCATCGTGGCCTCGCAGCGCCGGGCGGTCGCCGCGGTCGAGGCGGCCGTGCCGGCGCTCGCCGCGGCCGGCGAGGCGATCGCCGATCGGCTGCGCCTCGGCGGTCGGCTGATCTATGCCGGCGCCGGATCCTCGGGCCTGCTGGCCCAGGTCGATGCCCTGGAGCTGCCCGGCACCTACGGCATCCCGGCCGACCGGGTGCCGGTGCTGCTGGCGGGCGGCCAGGCGGCGCTGTTCACCATCCCCGGCGACGCCGAGGACGACGGCGACCAGGCGGAGCGCGACGTCGAGGCGCTGCGCCCCTCGGCCGCGGACGCGCTGGTGGCGATCTCCGCCAGCGGACGCACGCCCTATGCGGTGGCGGCGCTCAGGCGGGCCGCGGCGCTCGGGGCGCTGA
This region of Labrys wisconsinensis genomic DNA includes:
- a CDS encoding SIS domain-containing protein, with translation MTDTAMATEIRQTPDVVGRFFERETATLAALGPRLRQLAPRVVVTCARGSSDNAAAYFKYVLEILTGIPVASIGPSVASIYRAPLRLDGALVISVSQSGKSPDIVALQAAARQAGAFAVAVVNVADSPLAAGADAVLPLHAGVETSVAATKTFLASATVLAALVAEWADDAGLRAALRKLPEALRAAVAADWSEALPVLQAAQSAYVVGRGPSMPMASEAALKLKETAVLHAEAFSGAEVMHGPLQLLNQGFPVLAFRPADAAHAAMGEAIDRLRAAGGRVFTAQAGPAGPGVLPFASCGHPLLDPVLMLASFYGLAEAVARARGHDPDSPSLLRKVTETI
- the nagA gene encoding N-acetylglucosamine-6-phosphate deacetylase, producing MMALTALTGARVFTGSRFLDGHAVLIDGAGIAGVAPAAELPADIRVEALGGGILAPGFIDAQVNGGGGVLFNQTPDAASLGRLAAAHAPFGSTALLPTFITDHPEGMSQAIAAARQAIAAGVPGIAGIHLEGPFLSVARKGAHDPALIRPLTDADVDLILDAGIGTILLTVAAENAAPRLIRRLVEGGVTVSLGHTDASYETAMAAADAGARGVTHLFNAMSQLQHRTPGVVGAALAHGGLWCGIIADGHHVHPAALAIALRAKQGPGRLFLVTDAMPPAGDSGDVFILNGRRVTRRDGVLTLDDGTLAGSDLVMDAGLRYAVGHLGLAPGEALRMASLYPAEFLGLDRDRGRIVAGHRADLVHLDDELAARRTWIGGEVHPARRPEQG
- a CDS encoding N-acetylmuramic acid 6-phosphate etherase, whose amino-acid sequence is MTVQRTEEASEDYRGIDAWSSADVLAAIVASQRRAVAAVEAAVPALAAAGEAIADRLRLGGRLIYAGAGSSGLLAQVDALELPGTYGIPADRVPVLLAGGQAALFTIPGDAEDDGDQAERDVEALRPSAADALVAISASGRTPYAVAALRRAAALGALTVGIACNAGTPLLEEADHAVLLATPPEVVAGSTRMNAGTAQKCALNMLSTLIGIRLGHVHDGLMVNLHADNDKLRRRALGIVARAAGVSEEAAAAALEAGAGNVKTAILLCAGAGSPREARDLLERRGGTVRAALAELAALTELAAKSSKAG
- a CDS encoding FAD-dependent monooxygenase, with product MADATSTPLLIAGAGPTGLSLAIMLRLHGIAVRIVDRNAAPATVSKALAVWSGSLEALQAMGVVEQFLADGVRLHGLVVGDGGRQLATLAVGEGIDSPYPYPLLLPQSRTEAILAARLAVLGTEVERGVELAGLAQDGAGVTATLKRADGTEEETRVRYLVGADGARSTVRRALAIDFEGYTEPQMFVLGDVRIDGGGLDRRSIYIWWHNGSTVALFPFEDHVWRIFTTRPDADDASQPTLEELQGQMDRHGPPGTRLGDPSWLSTFRTNERLAARYRVGRVFLAGDAAHIHSPAGGQGMNTGIQDAVNLGWKLGHVLQGRGNAEILLESYEAERRPIAREVIRSSAQRLHVAFAGGTVARLARDLAVTIIGKLPAAQRQLQLQLSETDIVYHDGPLVALGNPPRRPARTDVGTRALDAPLAEPGTGAQGTLWPQLGATHHTLLLFYDGACPPALGSLTDGLGSALVQIALDARSDPHQAVRKRYRVDGPGWVLLRPDQVVAARGDAEDLDLLADYVAQVIRPAAV
- a CDS encoding GntR family transcriptional regulator, with protein sequence MSRIIAIFGAEGLSADDPAPLYLRLQDRIKAAIQRGDLRPLDALPGERDIAEALSVSRVTVRKALSGLVEGGLLKQRQGSGTFVAAPPHRVEQALSRLTSFSEDMRLRGLEPTVRWLAREVSLPSPQEAMRLSLSPSETVCRLKRLRLAGGVPMAIELATIPTRHLPDPTLVADSLYAAMTARGVRPVRALQRLSAANLSAEDALLLDVAPGAAALAIERLSYLDNGTPAEFTQSWYRGDAYDFVAELTLRRDP
- a CDS encoding BadF/BadG/BcrA/BcrD ATPase family protein: MADALYLGLDGGGTNSRARLTDAAGLVLGEGVAGSSNLTLGVDVAATAIRAATAAALDAAGLDASALGRVRAGLGLAGANVPSLAAAIAAEPFGYAAVAVASDAVAACLGAHGGRDGAILILGTGSQGLALVQGRATAVGGWGFQIGDDGSGAILGRAAVRAAILSIDELAPRSALTRAVMARFHDDPSEAVIWAKSAVARDYARFAPLVFEHRAAGDAVAEALIDEAVAGVGAQLDRLMALGASRIVLVGGLAEPYRPWLPERFAPVLVAAEGDPMDGALALARREAA
- a CDS encoding ArsR/SmtB family transcription factor, producing MQAVDIIKALANERRLAILHWLKDPRAHFPPQVDGDLVEDGVCALLLAEKLGITQATLSEHMRVLVQAGMVSSKRIKQWIFYRRDEDRIRAVKAGLLDTL
- a CDS encoding threonine/serine dehydratase; translation: MTFETAITPERIAEMERLVRPHVRHTPVLPVDRAEFGLAPGPLDLKLELLQHSGSFKVRGAFANLLTRPLPATGVAAASGGNHGAAVAYAAMRLGVPATIFVPNVTSPAKAERIRGYGAELVVGGERYADALAASRHFVEERGALAVHAFDQPETLLGQGGLGREIEADLPGIDSLLVAVGGGGLIGGIAAWFRGRVKVVAVEPEGSPTLWRAFEAGHPVDAEAEGIAADSLAPRRVGELMFPIAQAFVERPVLVSDDDIRAAQRALWDRLRLVAEPGGAAAFAALLSGKYVPGRTERVAVLLCGANTDAVRFG
- a CDS encoding OmpA family protein, whose protein sequence is MRRFFGFGLLLLAALLAGQGAARAQDWALNGAESRFYMQTAKNNAVIETHQFSILDGSVKADGTATVQVDLTSVASGIDVRDVRMRFLLFETFKFPKAMISAKLDMNKLRGVLTATRLTYPLEVSVTLHGVTAPIETEVFVTRLDDKTVSVATAKPIVVKAETFGLDAGVAKLSEAVGGVPIVRAASITFDLAFQTGDMIPEIEAQRTRTLEQKQAEETSQMSGEACQTRFSVISTAGSIFFRTGSAELDSASEPLLVSVAEIAQRCPEVHVKVTGHTDAVGSHQANQILSEERARTVATFLASRGVDVKRIEASGRGDTQPVVANDTEEHRAKNRRIEFQVVSE